In Trichlorobacter lovleyi, the DNA window GGTTGGTGATAAAGGCCTCATAGGCGGCATCAAAGAAGATGATGGCGTCGTTGGCCAGGGCGTAATCAACCCACTTCTTCAGCTCGGCCTTGCTGGCCACGGTGCCGGTGGGGTTGTTGGGGAAGCAGAGATAGATGATGTCCACCTTCTGGGTGGGCAGCGAGGGGATGAAGTTGTTGGCCTCGTTGCAGGGCAGGTAGACGATGTTCTGGTAGTAGCCCTTCTCATCTGCCTCGCCGGTGCGGCCGATCATGACGTTGGTATCGTTGTAGACCGGGTAGACCGGGTCGCCGATGGCCACCACGTTGTCCAGGGCAAAGATATCCAGGATGTTGGCGCAGTCGCACTTGGAACCGTCGGAGATGAACATCTCCTCGGTCTTGAGCTCAACCCCCAGCGGCTTGTAGGATTTCTCGATGATGGCGTTGATCAGCCAGTCATAGCCCTGCTCAGGACCGTAGCCGGCAAAGTTGGCAGTGGTGGCCAGATCATCCACCGCGTCATGGAACGCCTTCAGCACAGCCGGGGCCAGAGGACGGGTCACATCGCCGATACCGAGGCGGATCACCTTGGCATCCGGGTTGGCAGCGGTGAACTCACGCACGCGACGGCCGATCTCGGGGAACAGGTAGCCAGCCTTCAACTTTAAGTAATTGTCATTGATTTTCGCCATTACTGAAAAACCTCCAGATATCAATAATTATTGTTCAAGCTGTTCAACATCAGCCAAATCTTTGAGGCGCCCGGTAGCCCTTTTGTTGATCTTGAGATCCTCAAGGTCAATGAAAGGGATCGTAAAATTTTCATATGCAACAAGATGTTTGCGCTGGAAACAGTCGCTGAATGAAACACCATCTATTGAGGTGAGAATATCAACCCGATAGGGCGGATAACCAAGCTGAATAATGGATCCCTCGCGGGAAAAATCTGCCTCTGAAAGCTGCAGTTCACCAAAACCAAACTCTTTCAGCGACTTCAAAAGTGCCAATGCATTTTCTGGTGTCGCACGTACCCACAAATCAATATCACCGGTTGCCCGGACATAGCCATACAGGATGGTGGCATAGCCACCGACGACCAGATACTCAACGTGGTTGTCGTTGAGTAACCGTAACAACTCTTTGAAGTCTTGGCTCAATATCATCTGCTATCCCATAGAAACCACGAATCAGGCGCTCACCCGCAATCAGGCGCTCTATCTCGCTTTTACCGAGCCAGTACTCCCGGTCACCCTTGTCATCCTTCATGTTGATGATCCGAACGACCTTTTCCATTACCTGCTCCTACTTCAGCCCTAACACATCTTGCATGTCATACAGCCCCGGCGCCTTGCCCACAATCCACTTGGCTGCACGGACGCTGCCGCGGGAGAACATGTCGCGGGTCATGGCGCGGTGGGAGATCTCGATCCGCTCACCCATGCCGATGAAGTAGACGGTATGCTCACCCACGATGTCGCCGCCCCGCACGGTCTGCATGCCGATCTCTTCCTTGGTGCGCTCGCCGCAGATACCTTCACGGTGGTAGTTGGCCACCTGGTTGTAGTCGCGGCCCAAGGCCTCGGCCACCACCTCGCCCATCCGCACGGCAGTGCCGGAAGGGGAGTCCTTTTTCTTGTTGTGGTGCAGCTCCACGATCTCCACATCAAAGTCATCGCCCAGGGTCTTGGCCACATCCTTCAGCACCTTGAAGCAGACATTGACCCCAACAGACATGTTGGGAGCCAGCACGGCCGGGATATCCTTGGCCAGTTCCGCGGCCAGGGCCCGCTCCTCTGGGGTGAAGCCGGTGGAGCCGATCACGATCGACTTTTTCTTCAGGCCGCAGACCTCCAGGTTCTTGAGCGAGACCTTGGGGGTGGTGAAGTCGATCAGCACGTCACAACCTTCCACCACGGCGTTCAGATCATCACTGATGGCCACGCCCAGGTTACCCACCCCGGCGATCAGACCGGCATCCTGGCCCAGCTGGGGATGAGCGGGACGCTCCAGGGCACCGGAAATGGTGCAACCTGCCTCAACAGCAGCGACAATGATACGTTGACCCATGCGGCCGGCGGCGCCGCAGACGGCTATCTTGATCATGGCAAACCTCTAAGAAATAAATTCAGGAAACTGTTCCGCTAGATCAGTTTGTACTCTTTCATAATTGCGGCAAGTTTATTCTTATTAGCTTCCGACATCGGGGCCAGCGGCAGGCGAACCTCGTCGGAGCACTTGCCCATCAGCGCCAGAGCGGTCTTGACCGGTACCGGGTTGCTCTCGATAAACATGGCGTTGCTGATCTTGAGCGTATCCAGATGCAGTTGACGGGCCTTTTCCAGGTCGCCGGCATAGAAGGCGTCGGTCAGGTCACCAATCGCCTTGGGCATGATGTTGGCAGTGACCGAGATCACCCCTTTGGCACCGCAGGCCATCATCGGGAAGGTGATGAAGTCATCACCGGAGAATACGTCGATCTGGTTGCCGCAGAGGGCCATGACTTCGGAGGCCTGCTGCAGAGAGCCGGTGGCCTCTTTGATGGCAACGATGTTTTTATGTCCGGCCAGGCGTGCCACGGTTTCCGGCAGCAGGTTGACACCGGTGCGGCCCGGTACGTTGTACAGGATCTGAGGGATCTCAACGGCATCGGCAATGGCGGTATAGTGGCGATACAACCCTTCCTGGGTCGGCTTGTTATAGTACGGAGTCACCAGCAGCACCCCGGCCACGCCGATCTCTTTGGCCTCGCGGGTCAGATGGATCGCCTCGGCAGTTGAGTTGGAACCGGTACCGGCAATGACCGGCACGCGCCCGTTGGCCTGCTCAAATACGATCTTGATGACGTTCAGGTGTTCTTCGTTATCCAGAGTGGACGATTCGCCGGTTGTCCCGCAGGCAACAATGGCGTCGGTACCGTTCTCGATCTGAAAATCAACCAATTCACGCAGCGTCTTCTCGTCAACCGCACCGTTATTGAATGGGGTTACGATAGCTACAATGCTTCCCTTGAACATGACTGCCTCCCCTATGCGTACACGCACTGTATAAAATCTTATGCTCTAAAAACGGTAATATATAGAAAAAGTGGAATTTTTTAACATAGCCCCCGACAAATGTCAAAACGTGTTTATACGGTTGATAAAGGCGATCAACAGACCGTAATGAAAGTGATTGAAGGGGAAGCTGATCCGGGGCAGCAGCGCCAGTTCCGGCTCATCATCCTCAACCAGCAGCGGCTCACAACTGACAATCCGCCCGCCCGGCAGGATCAGCTCGGGGAACTCCTGTTCCAGCATGTCAAGCTGTTCAGGCAGCAGCTCCCTGGTGAGGCGCACAATGATCCGGTCGTCATAGAAGCGGATGGAGTGATAGTTTTTGTAAAATGTCTCAATGACCGCGGCAGCCTCTTTCTCATCCTTGGTAATGGTGAAGATCGAAAAATCCTCGCCGGAGATCAGCCCCTTGGCCAGCAGCTGTTCCTTGACAAATTCGAAAAATTGTTCCCAGAACCCATCCTCATCATCCACCAGCACCAGCGGCTTGGGCGAGGTCTTGCCGGTCTGCACCAGGGTAAAGACCTCCATCGCCTCATCCAGGGTGCCGAAGCCGCCCGGAAAGACCGCCACCGCATCGGCCTCTTTCACGAAGGCCACCTTACGATTGAAGAAATACTTGTAGGTGACCAACCGGGGATTGTTGTGCATGACCGGGTTGGCACTCTGCTCAAACGGCAGCTTGATGTTGACGGCAAAGGAGTTCTCGCTGCCGGCCCCTTCGTTGCCAGCCTGCATGATACCGGGCCCGCCGCCGGTAATGGCCATCCAGCCCTGTTCCGCCAGCAGACGGCTGAAGCGGATACAGGTCTGGTAGATCGGCTCGTCTGGCCGGGTACGGGCGGAACCAAAGATGGTGACCTTTTTGCGCTCACGGTAGGGACCAAAAACCCGGGTGGTGTAGCGCATCTCCCGCAGGGTGCGGTTGATCAGCTTCAGGTCCGGCATGTAACTGGTCTCTTGACCGATTTTGAGCGAGGAAATAATCAGCTCCCGCACCAGATGCGGGTGTACTACCCCGCCTGCTGCGCTGATCAACCGGTCAAGCAGCCGGTCAACCTCTTCGTTCGTATGGGAAAAACTTAACTCCATAACACCCCCGGCATGACGTTCAAACCGTGCAAATAGTCGCGTACCCTAGCACAGTTACAGCTAACTGTAAACCGCCGGCCTCGGGAATCACAGCTTGATTTTATCTGAAGCGCTAGTGTAGTATGCAACCTCTTTTGACAACCATTTATCGATACAGACAAGGAGCCCCGCACCATGCTTGACGTCATACGTAAAAAGAAGGAATCGGTCGTTATCAAGGCCGTTTTCGTGATCATTGTGCTGTCATTCATCGGCACCATTTTCCTGGTCTGGGGCAAAGGTGACGAAGGGATGGGCAGGAGCTCCGGCTATGCCGCCAAGGTTGACCGCACCACCATCTCGATTGAGGCCTACCAGAACGCCTACCAGAACATGGCTGACACCTATCGCCAGATCTTTGGCGCCAACTTCACCCCGGAGCTGGAAAAACAGCTCAATCTACGCCAGCAGGCCATCGACCGCCTGATTGACAGCACCCTGATCATGAAGGCCGCCAAGAGCCAGGGGGTGTCGGTCAGCAAGGAAGAGATCTCTGCTGCCATCGCCGGCATGTCGGCCTTCCAGCAGAACGGTACCTTTGATTTCGGGCTCTACCAACAGATGCTGAAGGCGAACCGGATTACCCCGGATGCCTTTGAAGAATCAAAAAAACGTGAACTGCTGATTGAAAAGACCCGCAAGGCCGTGATGGACAAGGTTGTGATCAGCGATGACGAGGCCCTGAAGCAGTTCCACAAGCTGCAGGACAAACTGGAGCTGAGCTACGCCTCATTCAGCGCTGCCGATGTCAGTGCAGAAGTAAAGCTGAGCGACGCTGACCTGCAGGACTACCTGACCAAGAACGCTGAAAAATTCAAGAGCCCCGAGAAGGTGGCCCTGTCCTGGTTCGTACTGGAAAACTCCAGCCAGACCCACGTGCAACCGGTAACCGCTGAAGAGCAGGAAAGTTTCTACCGCAAAAACATGGACCGCTATGTTGACAAGGATAATGCCCCGATCCCCTATGAGCAGGTAAAAGAGCGGGTCAAGGCCGATGCACAGCGCCAGAAAGCAGCCAAGGCCCTCTATGAAAAGGCTGCCGACACCCTGTTCCAGAACATCAAGTCCGGCGACCTTGGCTTGGTGGCAGCCAAGCTGGGCGCAAAAACCCAGGACACCCCGCTTTTCAGTGCAAACGCAGCTCCGGCCGCTCTGGCCGGTGAGACTGCCCTGCTGAAAAAGGCCTTTGAGTTGAAGCAAGGCGAGCTGGGCGGCCCGGTGGAGACAGCAAAAGGGATTTACATCTTCAAGGTCAAGGAGAAGAAGGCTGCCGAACTGCCCCCCCTGGCCCAGGTCCGCACCACGGTCGAACAGCAACTGCGCGCCCTGAAGGCAGCGGAGCTGGCAAAGCAGAAGGCGGTTGAGGCGCAGAAACAGCTGGCAGGCAACGGCGCCGGGCTGAAGCTGCAGGCGACCCCGGCCTTCGGCTACAATTCCAAAGGTGATCTGCCCGGCATCGGCAACTCAAAACCGTTGATGGAGAAGGTCTTTGAATTGACAACAGCCGGCGCAACACCGTCTGAACCGATGCTGGTGGGCAATCGCTGGTATGCGGTACGGCTGAAGCAGCGTAGCGCTGCTCCCCAGGCGGACTTTGCTCCCCGCAAGGATGAAGTCAAACGGCAGCTTCTGCCGGCAAAACAGGAAGAGGCGCTGCGTGCCTGGCTGAAGGAGCTGCGCAGCAAGGCCAAGATCGTGTACAATCCGGCACTTACCGCCGCTAATCAGTAACGTTGAAAACAAAGGAGAGCTGACATGTCCCAGCCTGTTAAACAAACCGATTTCCCCGGCCTGAAACTGGTCAACCGCGGCAAGGTACGGGATATTTACGACCTGGGTGATGCCCTGCTGATGGTCACATCGGACCGGATCTCGGCCTTTGACGTGATCATGAACGAGCCGATCCCGGACAAGGGCAAGGTACTGACCCAGATTTCAAAATTCTGGTTCAGCCAGATGGAGGATATCATCCCGAACCACATCATCTCCACCGATGTGGCTGACTACCCGGCTGCCTGCCAGCCGTACGCCGAGGTGCTGGCCGGACGTTCCATGCTGGTCAAGAAGGCTGAGCCGCTGGCAGCCGAGTGTATCGTACGGGGCTATGTCTCCGGTTCCGGCTGGAAGGATTACAAGGCCACCGGTTCCATCTGCGGCATCAAACTGCCTGAAGGCCTGAAGGAATCCGACCGCCTGGCTGAGCCGATCTTCACCCCCTCCACCAAGGCCGAACTGGGAACCCATGATGAGAACATCAGCTTTGACGAGATGGTCAAGGTATGCGGCAAGGAGTTGGCCGAGCAGGCCCGCGAGGCGACCATCAGGATCTACTGCCGTGCCCGGGAGATTGCCGACCAGAAGGGAATCATCATTGCCGACACCAAGTTTGAATTTGGCGTCTATGAAGGCAAGCTGATCATCATCGACGAATGCCTGACCCCCGACTCCAGCCGTTTCTGGCCCAAGGATCAGTACCAGCCGGGCGGTCCTCAGCCCAGCTTTGACAAGCAGTTCCTGCGGGATTACCTGGAAACCCTGGATTGGGGCAAGACCGCACCGGCACCGCCGCTACCGGAGGAAATCGTGACCAAGACCGGCGAAAAGTACAAGGAAGCACTGTTTAAACTGGCGGGCATAACCGTCTAAAAAAGCAGTTTCCGGAGCAATGAGACAAGGGGGTGACTGCCAATCACCCCCTCTTTTTTTAATGAAACGAAAAGTATTACTACCCCGGCTACACTCCCCGCAAAACCTGCCGCCATCACGCCTTGACACATTTAATCAATCGTTTAACTAATTGAAATAACTAAATTATTAAATAATTATAAGTTGACACGCCCTCAAAAAGGTCGATAAACAGCAGTACAATAATTCATTAACCACTAACATTCATTTCCATCCAAATTCTTTGCAGCACCACCACTCAGCTTTCGCTACGAACTGTCCGGACTGTGGGGCGAACCGAAAGGAGTACTACCAGAAAACCCCGGAAGAACCCGTTGGAAAGAGTTTGAGCAACTGTTTGAGCAGTAGCGCAACACACACCCTGAGGTAACCACGCAAAGGAGAAGAGAAGATGAAGAGACTGTTTACCCTGATTGCCGTTGCCGGTAGTTTGGCAGTAACAGCAATTGCCTCCGCAGACACCCTGACACTGACCACTGACAAGCCCTGTTACACCCGTGGTCAACAGGTAAAGTTCACCGCTGTCTACAAAAAAAGTGACGGCAGCGCAATCACCTCTCCCAGCAAACGTGAACTCCGCCTGCGTGACAAGGCAAACGGCAACACCCTGGCTACGGTCAGCATGACCAATGCCGGCAGCGGCACTTATACCTACAACTATACCCTGTCTTCATCAGCAGTATACGGCACCTATGAAACCCGTCTCGACTTCATTTACAACAACGTTGAAACCAAGATCTACTTCAACCAGCCTGTCGTAGCTTCCAGTTGTACAACCACTCCGCCTCCGCCTCCGGTCAACAACCACGCCGGTCTGACCTACACCGGCACCACCATGTGCCTGCAGTGCCACACCAAACAGGCCACCGATCTGGCCGGTTCGGTCCACTACAAGTGGGAGACCCCCTACGCTGCCATCAGCAACAAGCCGGGGGTAACCGGCGGTAAACTGAACACCGCCGTCAACGCCTACTGCATCAACACCCTGGGCAACTGGAACGGCTGCGGTTCATGCCATATCGGTGCCGGTGCCAAGCCGGGTACCGTTGCCGATGCCACCCAGAACATCGACTGTCTGATCTGCCACCAGGTTGCCTACAAGCGGGTACGTAACGCCACCACCGGCCTGTTTGAGCCGGACACCGCCAAGATGACCATCTCCATGGATCAGGCCGTGCAGACCCTGCACAAGCCGGTTAAATCAAACTGTCTGCAGTGCCATGCCAAGGGCGGCGGCGGCGATGCCCTCAAGCGTGGCGACCTGGCAGTAATCAACGGCACCACCACCGACCGCAACTACGATGTCCATATGGCCTCCACCGGCGCCAACCTGACCTGTCAGCAGTGCCACACCTACACCAACCACCATGTGGCCGGTCGCGGCTCAGACCTGCGCCCAACCGACAGCACCGTAACCGTCGGCTGTGCAACCAGCAGCTGCCACAGCAACAAGGCTGCCCTGAATGCCGGTCATGCCACCACCGCCATCAACACCCACCTGAAGCGTGTGGCCTGCCAGACCTGCCATATCCCCTCCTACGGCAGAAAGGCGGCCGATGCCGTACTGGACACCGTGACCGGCTTTGGTGATCAGTCCACTGAAACCGACCGCACCTGGGTAACCCCCGAATGGTCAGTGGCCAACAACCGCTGGGAGCCGACCGTTGTCCGTGCCAACAACCTGAAGCCGGTCTACGCCTTCTATGACGGCAGCTCCTGGGTCTATGACCTGCATGATGTGGCCGTGATCGATCCGGCCACCGGCAACTACAAGATCAGCCGTCCCAACGGCGGCATCAACACCGCCAACACCAAGCTGTATCCGTTCAAGTACAAGACCTCGACCCAGCCGATGCACACTGCCAGCGGCAAGCTGATCGCCCTGAACACCTCGGTCTACTTCAAGACCGCCGATGTGGCCGGTGCCATCCAGTCCGGCCTGACCAACATGGGTCTCAACCCTGGTGATGCCTACAGCATGGTCAAGGCCGACGAGTACCAGATGCTGAACCACACCGTGGCACCCAAGGCCAACGCCCTGCAGTGTGCTGCCTGCCACGGCACCACCAGCGTACCGGCAACCCAGATGAACCTGAAGTCGATGGGCTATGCCCTGAAGGCTGCCCAGTCCGTGGTCTGCGTCCAGTGCCACGGCAATGAGAGCCTGCCGAGCTTCACCTCGCTGCACAGCAAGCACGTCACCAGCGAGAAGATCGACTGTTCCATGTGTCATACCTTCAGCCGGGCAGCCGAGCGCGGCCTGACCATCGGTATCAAAAACTAACCAGGCTGCATGCAAGACACAAACACCCCGCCGGTTTTCCGGCGGGGTGTTTGTGTTTCACCAGTCAATGCCAGGGCTCTTTTGCCTTGGATTTGACCAGACACCTAAACTGTGTATACTGTCCTCAAGATCATGCAGAAAAGGGGGCAGCCATGAAGCTGGATGATGTCAAGAAGATTGCAGCAGGACTCGGGATCAAGGCGGGCAAACTGCGTAAGGCGGACCTGATACAGCAGATACAGCAGACAGAGGGCAACGACCCGTGTTATGCCACCGGCAAGTCGGCAGTCTGCGGCCAGGATCAGTGCCTCTGGCGAGAAGACTGCAACTGATTTCGTCTTTATCCCGCCCAAAAACGGACAGCGCCCTGACAGCATAGGCTGGCGGGGCGCTGTCTGCCTCTACCGGCAGGCCAACAACTAGGCGGTGCCCTGGCTTTTCAGGTGCCGTCCCAGTGCCCGGTCTCTGACCGAAATATGCCGCAGCAGCCAATCCAGCAACAGCTTGTTGGTATCCAGCACATGGTCAATCTGCACACCGCCTTCGGAACGCATCCGTTCCTTCAGCTCGGCAAGACGGGCAATGAACGAGACATGTTCGGCATGGTGCGACTCGTACTCAGGAAAACCGCTCTGTTTCTGCAGTTTTTCTTCATCACTGAAGTGACTGATCACATAGTCATCCAGAAACGTCAGCAGATGCAGCACCTCTTCACGCCCCTTGCCCTCCTTGCAGGAACTCAGCAGCAGATCAAAGCGGGCCAGCAGTTCCTTGTGCTGGTCGTCAATCTGATCAACCCCTATGGCAAGGTCTTCTCTCCAGGTAATCCCCATCTTATGCCTCCCTGTCTGCTTCAACAGATTTTTTCTTGCGGGTAGCAGCCGTTTTTTTCTTGTGGGCGGCTGTCTTGCCTTTACCGTCATCTTCATCGCGCATCCGCGCATGCATCTTCTTCAGGGTTTGTGCCACCTGATAAAAGACCGTATCCTTGGGAAAGCTGCCGTTCTTGCCGGCAACACCGGCCTGAACCCCGGTCAGGATCTCAATCCCCTGCTCAATGGTCTCAATACTCCAGAGATGGAATCGTCCGGCGGCAATTGCCTCCACCACCTCTTCCTTCAGCATCAGGTGCCGTTCATTGGTCTTGGGAATCAGAACCCCCTGATCGCCGGTCAGCCCCTTTGCCTTGCAGACCGCGTAGAATCCCTCAATCTTGTGGTTCACACCACCGATCGGCTGGATCTGCCCCCGCTGGTTGACACTGCCGGTCACCGCAATCCCCTGTTTAATCGGTACTCCGGACAGGGCTGAGAGCAGGGCGTACAGCTCGGTGGAGGAGGCGCTGTCGCCCTCGACACCGTCATAGTTCTGCTCAAAACAGATCGAGGCGGACAGTGAAAGGGGATGGCTGCGGGCAAACAGCCCCCCCAGATAGCCGGTCAGGATCAGGACCCCCTTGTCATGGATCGGGCCGGACAGCTTGACCTCCCGCTCCACATTGACCATACCGGCCTGTCCCAGCCAGGTACGGGCCGTGATCCTGGAAGGACGGCCAAAGGTGTGGTCGCCCAGCGAGATGACCGAGAGGCCGTTGATCTGTCCCACCACCGCCCCCACGGTATCCACCATGATGGTGCCGTCCTCAAATAGTTCCTGCATCCGTTCTTCAATCCGGTTGACCCGGTAGAGCTGTTCTTCCGCAGCCCGGCGCACGTCACCGCAGGTTATCACCTCATGTCCGTCGCGCTCGGCCCAGAAGCTGGCCTCCCGCACGAAGTCGGCGATCTCCATGAAGCGGGAAGAGAGCTTCTGCTGATCATCCACCATCCGGGCGGTGTACTCCAGCAGGCAGGCCACACCGGCCCGGTCAAAATGCAGCAGCTTCTTGTCGCGGCAGAGGGTGGCCACAAACAGGGCATACTCCTGCATGACCACCGCCGTACGGGAGACGGAGCTGTCAAACTCCGCCTTGACCTTGAAAAATTTACGGTAGTCCGGATCCTGGTAGTAGAGCAGATAGTAGATCCAGGGGGTACCCACCAGCACAATCTTGGCTGAAAGCGGCACCGGCTCAGGTTTAAGCGAGACCATCGTCATGAAGCGATACTGCTCCAGTACATCCTCAATCCTGATCTCGGCGGTGCGGATACAACGTTTGAGGGAGTCCCAGACAAAGGGGTTGATCAGCACCTCACGGGCATCAATCACCAGGTAGCCGCCATTGGCGCGGTGCAAGGCCCCGGCCTTGATCATGGTAAAGTCGGTCACCGCCACGCCGCCGTACTGCATGACATGCTCGATCCGGCCAAACAGGTTGTTGTAGGTGGGGTTGGATTCAAAGACGATCGGCGCCCCCTCGGTCTCCTTGTTGTCCACCAGCAGGTTGACCTCATAGCGCTCAAAGCTGGGTTCCTGACGGGGGATCTTGAGACCGGGTATCTGGGGCTGGGTAGGCTGAGGCTTAAAATCCTCCAGGTTTTTCAGAATATCTTCCTGGACGGTTTCAAGATAGGCCAGCACCTTTTCCAGATCGACATATTTCTCCCGCAGCGGGTCCAGGCGATGTCCCAGACAGGAGAGACCAAGCTCACGGTCGGCCAGGGCCAGGGCGTCCTTGGTGGCCTTCTCGTTCTCGCGCACCTGCCGCAGGACATCATTCAGGCGCTCCGTCAATAATTTGCCCTGTTCCTCAAGCTTGGTACGCTCCTCGTCAGTCAAGGCATCGTACTCTTCCTGGGTGAAGTTATGGTCGTCCTTCTGCGGTACGATCACCAGGCCGGATACGGTCCGTTGCAGCACAAAACCATGCTGCTCCGATTCGGTTTCAAGGGTCTCAAACAGTTCATTGCTCTGGGCCTGATACTGTTCCAGGATCTCGGTACGGCGGGATTCGTACTCCTTGCTTTCAAGGGCCTTGGGGATATCGTTCTTGAACGCCTCCACCAGCTCCTTCATGTCGGCGGCCAGTTCACTGCCTCTGCCGGCCGGAAGCGACAGTGAGATCGGGTTGTCGGCATCCTTGAAGTTATAGACGTAGACCCAGTCATCCGGCGTGGGCTCAGACTTGGCCCGTTGGCGCAGCAGGTTGCGGATGGTAGAGGTACGGCCGGTTCCGGTCTGGCCGGAGATATAGAGGTTGAACCCGGTCTCCCTGACACCCAGGCCGAACTCGATCGAACGCAGGGCACGCTCCTGCCCCACCGCATCCACCAGGTCAGGCAGATCGGCCGTGGTAGTAAAATCAAACTGTTCAGGGTCGCATGTCCAGCGCAGCTTTTCTACCGGTAGACGACATTCATCTTGAACGGGCATCTGCCCTCCTCGAAACGTAGGCATATGATCTGGTACTCTAGTAAAATCGGACGGTATGTCAAGCTAACGTTGCCCAGCCAGACAGACCTGATTACGACCACCGTTTTTGGCACGGTACAAAGCCGAGTCCGCCGCCCTGATCACCTCTTCAGCAGTGGTATAGCGGCTGCCTGACTCTGCCACGCCGATGCTGACCGTCACCGAGACATCCCTGCTCGCGTACTGTCTG includes these proteins:
- a CDS encoding Lon protease family protein — protein: MPVQDECRLPVEKLRWTCDPEQFDFTTTADLPDLVDAVGQERALRSIEFGLGVRETGFNLYISGQTGTGRTSTIRNLLRQRAKSEPTPDDWVYVYNFKDADNPISLSLPAGRGSELAADMKELVEAFKNDIPKALESKEYESRRTEILEQYQAQSNELFETLETESEQHGFVLQRTVSGLVIVPQKDDHNFTQEEYDALTDEERTKLEEQGKLLTERLNDVLRQVRENEKATKDALALADRELGLSCLGHRLDPLREKYVDLEKVLAYLETVQEDILKNLEDFKPQPTQPQIPGLKIPRQEPSFERYEVNLLVDNKETEGAPIVFESNPTYNNLFGRIEHVMQYGGVAVTDFTMIKAGALHRANGGYLVIDAREVLINPFVWDSLKRCIRTAEIRIEDVLEQYRFMTMVSLKPEPVPLSAKIVLVGTPWIYYLLYYQDPDYRKFFKVKAEFDSSVSRTAVVMQEYALFVATLCRDKKLLHFDRAGVACLLEYTARMVDDQQKLSSRFMEIADFVREASFWAERDGHEVITCGDVRRAAEEQLYRVNRIEERMQELFEDGTIMVDTVGAVVGQINGLSVISLGDHTFGRPSRITARTWLGQAGMVNVEREVKLSGPIHDKGVLILTGYLGGLFARSHPLSLSASICFEQNYDGVEGDSASSTELYALLSALSGVPIKQGIAVTGSVNQRGQIQPIGGVNHKIEGFYAVCKAKGLTGDQGVLIPKTNERHLMLKEEVVEAIAAGRFHLWSIETIEQGIEILTGVQAGVAGKNGSFPKDTVFYQVAQTLKKMHARMRDEDDGKGKTAAHKKKTAATRKKKSVEADREA
- a CDS encoding MG2 domain-containing protein codes for the protein MKRLFTLIAVAGSLAVTAIASADTLTLTTDKPCYTRGQQVKFTAVYKKSDGSAITSPSKRELRLRDKANGNTLATVSMTNAGSGTYTYNYTLSSSAVYGTYETRLDFIYNNVETKIYFNQPVVASSCTTTPPPPPVNNHAGLTYTGTTMCLQCHTKQATDLAGSVHYKWETPYAAISNKPGVTGGKLNTAVNAYCINTLGNWNGCGSCHIGAGAKPGTVADATQNIDCLICHQVAYKRVRNATTGLFEPDTAKMTISMDQAVQTLHKPVKSNCLQCHAKGGGGDALKRGDLAVINGTTTDRNYDVHMASTGANLTCQQCHTYTNHHVAGRGSDLRPTDSTVTVGCATSSCHSNKAALNAGHATTAINTHLKRVACQTCHIPSYGRKAADAVLDTVTGFGDQSTETDRTWVTPEWSVANNRWEPTVVRANNLKPVYAFYDGSSWVYDLHDVAVIDPATGNYKISRPNGGINTANTKLYPFKYKTSTQPMHTASGKLIALNTSVYFKTADVAGAIQSGLTNMGLNPGDAYSMVKADEYQMLNHTVAPKANALQCAACHGTTSVPATQMNLKSMGYALKAAQSVVCVQCHGNESLPSFTSLHSKHVTSEKIDCSMCHTFSRAAERGLTIGIKN
- a CDS encoding bacteriohemerythrin, coding for MGITWREDLAIGVDQIDDQHKELLARFDLLLSSCKEGKGREEVLHLLTFLDDYVISHFSDEEKLQKQSGFPEYESHHAEHVSFIARLAELKERMRSEGGVQIDHVLDTNKLLLDWLLRHISVRDRALGRHLKSQGTA